The Cellulomonas wangleii genome includes a region encoding these proteins:
- a CDS encoding phytoene desaturase family protein, with amino-acid sequence MDVAVVGSGPNGLAAAVTMARAGLDVTVLEAQPTVGGGARTLDLGLADGLVHDVCSAVHPMAWASPFFQAIGLERRVELLVPEASYAQPLPGGRAGVAWHDLERTVAGLGADGPAWRALVGALSGHASDVVRVALGDKRSVPTGLVPRGVATAARFGLGVLEQGSAAWGLRFRDEVAPALLTGVAAHAITPLPSPAAAGTALLLASLAHAGQGWPIPRGGSGAVVAALVDDLLAHGGTVVADHPVRSRRDLPDARCVLFDTTPRTLLEVLGDELAPGRRSALERYRHGDGAAKVDFVLSGPVPWEHPDVARAGTVHVGGTRPQMARAEAEVHAGRHADLPMCLVSDPATVDPGRVRGGLRPLWTYAHVPAGSDVDVTEAVTRHIERYAPGFRDVVVASRCVPAARMADHNANYVGGDIAAGAVSLRQIIARPTAAADPYAAGADGVYLCSAATPPGPGVHGLGGWFAARRALRREFGIRVRPLAGA; translated from the coding sequence GTGGATGTCGCCGTCGTCGGCTCCGGCCCGAACGGCCTGGCCGCGGCCGTCACGATGGCCCGTGCCGGGTTGGACGTCACCGTCCTCGAGGCGCAGCCGACCGTCGGTGGCGGTGCCCGCACGCTGGACCTGGGACTGGCCGACGGTCTGGTGCACGACGTGTGCTCCGCGGTGCACCCGATGGCCTGGGCGTCACCCTTCTTCCAGGCGATCGGCCTGGAGCGCCGTGTCGAGCTGCTCGTCCCGGAGGCGTCGTACGCCCAGCCGCTGCCCGGCGGCCGGGCCGGTGTGGCGTGGCACGACCTGGAGCGCACCGTGGCGGGCCTGGGCGCGGACGGGCCGGCGTGGCGTGCGCTCGTGGGTGCGCTGTCCGGGCATGCGTCCGACGTCGTCCGCGTGGCGCTGGGTGACAAGCGCAGCGTCCCGACGGGACTGGTCCCGCGCGGCGTCGCCACGGCCGCGCGGTTCGGCCTCGGGGTGCTCGAGCAGGGCTCGGCCGCGTGGGGCCTGCGGTTCCGCGACGAGGTCGCGCCCGCGCTGCTGACCGGTGTCGCCGCGCACGCCATCACTCCCCTGCCCAGTCCGGCCGCCGCCGGGACCGCGCTGCTGCTGGCGTCCCTCGCGCACGCCGGACAGGGGTGGCCGATCCCCCGCGGCGGGTCCGGTGCGGTCGTCGCCGCCCTCGTCGACGACCTGCTCGCCCACGGCGGCACCGTCGTGGCGGACCATCCGGTGCGCAGCCGGCGTGACCTGCCGGACGCCCGGTGCGTCCTGTTCGACACGACGCCCCGGACCCTGCTCGAGGTGCTCGGTGACGAGCTGGCACCGGGGCGGCGCAGCGCGCTGGAGCGGTACCGGCACGGGGACGGCGCCGCCAAGGTCGACTTCGTCCTGTCCGGGCCGGTGCCCTGGGAGCATCCCGACGTGGCCCGGGCCGGCACCGTCCACGTGGGCGGTACACGCCCGCAGATGGCGCGCGCCGAGGCCGAGGTGCACGCCGGACGCCACGCCGACCTGCCGATGTGCCTGGTCAGCGACCCGGCCACGGTCGACCCCGGCCGCGTGCGTGGCGGGTTGCGACCGCTGTGGACGTACGCGCACGTGCCGGCGGGGTCCGACGTCGACGTGACGGAGGCGGTCACCCGCCACATCGAGCGCTACGCCCCGGGCTTCCGCGACGTCGTCGTCGCGTCCCGGTGCGTCCCCGCGGCGCGGATGGCCGACCACAACGCCAACTACGTCGGCGGGGACATCGCCGCCGGTGCCGTGAGCCTGCGGCAGATCATCGCCCGCCCCACGGCCGCCGCGGACCCGTACGCGGCCGGTGCCGACGGGGTCTACCTGTGCTCCGCCGCCACCCCGCCGGGGCCCGGGGTGCACGGCCTGGGCGGGTGGTTCGCGGCGCGGCGGGCGCTGCGCCGCGAGTTCGGGATCCGGGTCCGACCCCTCGCCGGGGCCTGA
- a CDS encoding GNAT family N-acetyltransferase, protein MLIRRVDEDDWPTVRDIRLRALRESPDAFGSSLAREELFAESHWRMRLRTSSTWVALDEQGTPRGLVSLVQEPGSPDDDRHVVSLWVAPEVRRRGIGWSLLDAVVRAGAADSARTVSLWVVDDNASAVDLYVRAGFERTGERQVLPRDPQRTEERYVRRTDVLGLAGR, encoded by the coding sequence GTGCTGATCCGACGCGTCGACGAGGACGACTGGCCGACCGTGCGTGACATCCGGCTGCGGGCGCTGCGCGAGTCGCCCGACGCGTTCGGGTCGTCGCTGGCCCGCGAGGAGCTGTTCGCCGAGTCGCACTGGCGCATGCGACTGCGCACGAGCTCGACGTGGGTCGCGCTGGACGAGCAGGGCACGCCGCGCGGCCTGGTGTCGCTGGTGCAGGAGCCGGGCTCACCGGACGACGACCGGCACGTGGTGTCGCTGTGGGTCGCGCCCGAGGTGCGTCGGCGCGGGATCGGCTGGTCGTTGCTCGACGCCGTGGTGCGCGCCGGTGCCGCCGACTCGGCCCGGACCGTCTCGCTGTGGGTCGTGGACGACAACGCGTCGGCCGTCGACCTGTACGTGCGCGCCGGCTTCGAGCGCACGGGTGAGCGTCAGGTGCTGCCGCGTGACCCGCAGCGCACCGAGGAACGGTACGTCCGCCGCACGGACGTCCTCGGACTCGCCGGGCGCTGA
- a CDS encoding ParA family protein, which produces MLVLGVCSLKGGVGKTSVTLGLASAALERGLRTLVVDLDPQGDSTMALGTAAAQGDVASVLDAPSAQTVAAATAPSSWADHGLDVLVGSERSVMHDRVDDADADRLRYALSWVAGYDLVLIDCPPSLGGLTRTGLTACDRAVVVTEPGLFAVMAVGRAMRTIDELRRGPAPSLQPLGIAVNRVRARSVEQAYRLQELQTLYGPLVLTPSIPERAALQQAQGAAQPVHVWPGAAAAELADVFDQLLDRALRAPRR; this is translated from the coding sequence GTGCTCGTCCTCGGTGTGTGCAGCCTCAAGGGTGGAGTGGGTAAGACCTCCGTGACGCTGGGGCTCGCCTCGGCGGCTCTCGAACGGGGTCTGCGCACCCTCGTCGTCGACCTCGACCCCCAGGGCGACTCCACGATGGCGCTGGGGACGGCGGCCGCACAGGGCGACGTCGCGTCGGTGCTCGACGCACCGTCCGCGCAGACCGTGGCGGCGGCGACGGCCCCGTCGTCGTGGGCCGACCACGGGCTCGACGTCCTGGTCGGCTCCGAGCGGTCCGTCATGCACGACCGCGTCGACGACGCCGATGCCGACCGGCTGCGCTACGCGCTGTCCTGGGTCGCCGGGTACGACCTCGTCCTCATCGACTGCCCGCCGTCGCTCGGCGGGCTCACGCGCACCGGCCTGACGGCGTGCGACCGTGCCGTGGTGGTCACCGAGCCCGGTCTGTTCGCCGTCATGGCGGTCGGCCGCGCGATGCGGACCATCGACGAGCTGCGCCGCGGGCCGGCGCCGTCGCTGCAGCCGCTCGGCATCGCGGTCAACCGCGTGCGGGCGCGCTCGGTCGAGCAGGCCTACCGCCTGCAGGAGCTCCAGACGCTCTACGGACCGCTGGTGCTGACACCGAGCATCCCCGAACGCGCTGCGCTGCAGCAGGCACAGGGCGCCGCGCAGCCGGTGCACGTGTGGCCCGGCGCCGCGGCGGCCGAGCTGGCCGACGTGTTCGACCAGCTCCTCGACCGGGCCCTGCGGGCACCGCGTCGCTGA
- a CDS encoding MerR family transcriptional regulator, with protein sequence MIRNESADDTGAVPQHAQGLLFDDDLPDLDVTTGYRGPTACRAAGITYRQLDYWARTGLVEPSVRPATGSGTQRLYSFRDILVLKVVKRLLDTGVSLQQIRAAVGHLRERGVEDLAQITLMSDGASVYECTSADEVIDLVQGGQGVFGIAVGRVWREVEGTLAELPRERADDDAPAATGHDELAQRRRARTAG encoded by the coding sequence GTGATCCGCAACGAGAGTGCCGACGACACCGGCGCTGTCCCTCAGCACGCGCAGGGCCTGCTGTTCGACGACGACCTGCCCGACCTCGACGTGACGACCGGGTACCGCGGGCCGACGGCCTGCCGTGCCGCCGGCATCACGTACCGCCAGCTCGACTACTGGGCGCGCACCGGGCTCGTGGAGCCGTCGGTCCGCCCCGCGACGGGGTCCGGCACGCAGCGGCTCTACTCGTTCCGCGACATCCTCGTGCTCAAGGTCGTCAAGCGGCTGCTCGACACGGGCGTGTCCCTGCAGCAGATCCGCGCGGCGGTGGGCCACCTGCGCGAGCGCGGCGTCGAGGACCTGGCGCAGATCACCCTGATGTCCGACGGCGCGAGCGTGTACGAGTGCACGTCGGCCGACGAGGTCATCGACCTCGTCCAGGGCGGTCAGGGCGTGTTCGGCATCGCCGTGGGTCGTGTCTGGCGCGAGGTCGAGGGCACGCTCGCCGAGCTCCCGCGTGAGCGCGCGGACGACGACGCCCCCGCCGCCACGGGCCACGACGAGCTCGCCCAGCGTCGCCGGGCCCGCACCGCCGGCTGA
- a CDS encoding bifunctional nuclease family protein translates to MVPVEVVGVRTHLADDEIVVLLLDPDAALLVPILIGPAEASAIASAQAGIVPPRPMTHDLLRDALVAAGAPVDHVEINRLEDGVFHAALVLSSGRHVDARASDAIAVALRFGCDVLCSAEVVALAGVEIRPAASEEDMAQFREFLDHVSAEDFEIGPDPGPEGGARGG, encoded by the coding sequence ATGGTGCCGGTCGAGGTCGTCGGCGTGCGTACGCACCTGGCCGACGACGAGATCGTCGTGCTGCTCCTGGACCCCGACGCCGCGCTGCTCGTCCCCATCCTCATCGGGCCGGCGGAGGCGTCGGCGATCGCGTCGGCCCAGGCCGGGATCGTGCCCCCACGGCCGATGACGCACGACCTGCTGCGCGACGCGCTGGTGGCGGCGGGTGCCCCGGTCGACCACGTGGAGATCAACCGGCTCGAGGACGGCGTGTTCCACGCGGCGCTCGTGCTGTCGTCGGGTCGGCACGTGGACGCGCGTGCGTCCGATGCGATCGCGGTGGCACTGCGGTTCGGCTGCGACGTGCTGTGCTCGGCGGAGGTGGTCGCCCTGGCCGGCGTGGAGATCCGGCCGGCGGCCAGCGAGGAGGACATGGCGCAGTTCCGGGAGTTCCTGGACCACGTCTCGGCCGAGGACTTCGAGATCGGCCCTGATCCCGGCCCGGAGGGCGGGGCGCGGGGCGGTTGA
- the ftsR gene encoding transcriptional regulator FtsR: protein MSAALEQEGDVEDGDLAVEPWPRGISRRASMRISDVLAALHIEFPTVTTSKLRFLEEQGLVAPVRTPAGYRQYSPADVERLRFVLRQQRDRYMPLKVIGERLAALDAGEDAEPPARARLATRDGVVPDTTRLTAERLAQEAGVDAELVADLVTQGVLRPGPRGVFDPWAREVVAVAAALADHGIDPRHLRTFRAAADRQADLVDQVVAPWRGQRSVSARARAGTLAAEVGELCARMHTALVRSSVHEMAP from the coding sequence GTGAGCGCTGCCCTCGAGCAGGAGGGCGACGTCGAGGACGGGGACCTGGCCGTCGAGCCGTGGCCGCGCGGGATCTCGCGGCGTGCCTCGATGCGCATCTCCGACGTCCTGGCCGCGCTGCACATCGAGTTCCCGACGGTCACCACGTCCAAGCTCCGGTTCCTCGAGGAGCAGGGACTGGTCGCGCCGGTGCGGACGCCCGCGGGGTACCGGCAGTACTCCCCGGCGGACGTCGAGCGGCTGCGCTTCGTGCTGCGTCAGCAGCGCGACCGGTACATGCCGCTGAAGGTCATCGGGGAGCGGCTGGCGGCCCTCGACGCGGGTGAGGACGCCGAGCCACCCGCGCGCGCACGGCTCGCGACGCGTGACGGGGTCGTGCCGGACACCACCCGGCTCACGGCGGAGCGGCTGGCCCAGGAGGCCGGCGTCGACGCCGAGCTCGTCGCCGACCTGGTCACCCAGGGCGTCCTGCGGCCCGGCCCCCGCGGCGTGTTCGACCCGTGGGCGCGCGAGGTCGTCGCGGTGGCCGCCGCGTTGGCGGACCACGGCATCGACCCGCGCCACCTGCGCACGTTCCGTGCGGCGGCGGACCGCCAGGCCGACCTCGTGGACCAGGTCGTCGCCCCGTGGCGCGGTCAGCGCAGCGTGTCGGCGCGCGCGCGGGCGGGCACGCTCGCCGCCGAGGTGGGGGAGCTGTGCGCCCGCATGCACACCGCCCTGGTGCGCTCCTCGGTCCACGAGATGGCGCCCTGA
- a CDS encoding FHA domain-containing protein, which produces MSDDRRAPGGGLPAYRGDGPDTTVSFGSLDPADTEAPPVGLTSDEAAAVQALPPTSALLLMQRGPSAGARFLLDAERTTAGRSTSADIFLDDVTVSRKHAEFVRDGNQFVVRDIGSLNGTYVNRERIDAAVLRPGDEVQIGKYRMTFHPSPHRDAS; this is translated from the coding sequence ATGAGCGACGATCGACGGGCGCCGGGTGGCGGGCTCCCCGCCTACCGGGGCGACGGCCCGGACACGACGGTCAGCTTCGGCTCGCTGGACCCGGCCGACACCGAGGCGCCTCCGGTCGGGCTGACGTCCGACGAGGCCGCGGCGGTCCAGGCGCTGCCTCCCACCTCGGCCCTGCTCCTGATGCAGCGCGGCCCGAGCGCCGGTGCACGGTTCCTGCTCGACGCCGAGCGGACCACCGCCGGCCGTAGCACGAGCGCCGACATCTTCCTCGACGACGTGACGGTGTCGCGCAAGCACGCGGAGTTCGTGCGCGACGGGAACCAGTTCGTCGTGCGGGACATCGGCTCCCTGAACGGCACGTACGTCAACCGCGAGCGGATCGACGCGGCCGTGCTGCGCCCCGGGGACGAGGTGCAGATCGGCAAGTACCGGATGACGTTCCACCCCAGCCCCCATCGTGACGCGTCCTGA
- a CDS encoding DUF881 domain-containing protein: protein MTGAEPDRPQDAGSADEAGQVPVRDGGTRDDDLCDDGPVIDPRDPLGLGDLGPSDATGTPPPLAAPTPLAAPGQDASGQDPVVLDEPGTDEPVPDEPGTDEPVPDEPGTDEPVPDEPGTDGHGPDGQGEGALGEGAPGTSDAPHLPPATDARTRAAEAAAPADAGTSAAPPAGATVDDARGGAVGARPPRSGWARLGHAMRPRTTQGQLITAGLCALLGFALVVQVRQTTDTQLGALRQNDLVRLLDETTTRTDELEQESRDLQRERDELLSGSDRQQAALDAARRTAAMQGILTGRLPATGPGVRITLTEPDGEIRPTTLLHVLEELRNAGAEAMELNGQRITASTAVTGVRGAIEVDGTVITSPFRWTVIGDPDTIAPALEIPGGALARVRSDGGRGTVEKADRVDVEAVRELPDPVHATPDTDEG from the coding sequence ATGACCGGCGCCGAGCCCGACCGGCCGCAGGACGCCGGGTCCGCGGACGAGGCAGGTCAGGTCCCGGTGCGTGACGGCGGGACGCGTGACGACGACCTGTGCGACGACGGTCCCGTCATCGACCCGAGGGACCCGCTCGGGCTGGGCGACCTCGGTCCGTCCGACGCGACCGGCACGCCGCCGCCGCTGGCCGCTCCGACGCCGCTGGCCGCGCCGGGTCAGGACGCCTCGGGTCAGGATCCGGTAGTCCTCGACGAGCCGGGTACCGACGAGCCCGTCCCCGACGAGCCGGGTACCGACGAGCCCGTCCCCGACGAGCCGGGTACCGACGAGCCCGTCCCCGACGAGCCGGGTACCGACGGCCACGGTCCCGACGGGCAGGGGGAGGGCGCACTCGGGGAAGGTGCGCCCGGGACCTCCGACGCCCCGCACCTGCCACCCGCGACGGACGCCCGGACCAGGGCAGCGGAGGCCGCTGCCCCCGCCGACGCCGGCACGTCGGCCGCCCCGCCCGCGGGCGCGACCGTCGACGACGCGCGCGGGGGAGCCGTGGGTGCGCGGCCCCCGCGGTCGGGCTGGGCTCGCCTCGGTCACGCCATGCGTCCGCGCACCACGCAGGGCCAGCTCATCACGGCGGGCCTGTGCGCCCTGCTGGGCTTCGCGCTCGTGGTGCAGGTGCGCCAGACCACGGACACGCAGCTGGGCGCGCTGCGGCAGAACGACCTGGTGCGGCTGCTCGACGAGACCACCACCCGCACCGACGAGCTCGAGCAGGAGTCCCGTGACCTGCAGCGCGAACGGGACGAGCTGCTGTCCGGGTCGGACCGCCAGCAGGCCGCGCTGGATGCCGCTCGACGCACGGCCGCGATGCAGGGGATCCTCACGGGTCGCCTGCCCGCCACGGGTCCCGGAGTGCGGATCACGCTGACGGAGCCGGACGGCGAGATCCGCCCCACCACCCTGCTCCACGTGCTCGAGGAGCTGCGCAACGCGGGCGCGGAGGCGATGGAGCTCAACGGGCAGCGGATCACGGCGAGCACCGCGGTGACCGGCGTCCGCGGCGCGATCGAGGTCGACGGCACCGTCATCACCTCGCCGTTCCGCTGGACGGTGATCGGTGATCCGGACACGATCGCGCCGGCGCTCGAGATCCCTGGTGGCGCGCTGGCGCGGGTGCGCAGCGACGGTGGGCGGGGCACCGTCGAGAAGGCCGACCGCGTGGACGTCGAGGCCGTCCGCGAGCTGCCCGACCCGGTCCACGCCACGCCGGACACCGACGAGGGATGA
- a CDS encoding small basic family protein: MIAVIGLVLGVVAGLLIEPTVPANLQPYLPIAVVAALDALFGGLRAYLDGIFDERVFLTSFLSNVVVAALIVFLGDQLGVGSQMTTAVIVVLGIRIFSNAASIRRHLFKA, encoded by the coding sequence GTGATCGCGGTGATCGGGCTCGTGCTCGGCGTCGTCGCGGGGCTCCTCATCGAGCCGACCGTGCCGGCGAACCTCCAGCCGTACCTGCCGATCGCGGTCGTCGCGGCGCTCGACGCGCTGTTCGGCGGCCTGCGTGCCTACCTCGACGGGATCTTCGACGAGCGGGTGTTCCTCACCTCGTTCCTCTCGAACGTGGTGGTGGCCGCACTCATCGTCTTCCTCGGTGACCAGCTCGGCGTGGGCTCGCAGATGACCACGGCCGTCATCGTGGTGCTCGGCATCCGCATCTTCTCCAACGCCGCGTCGATCCGCCGGCACCTGTTCAAGGCATGA
- a CDS encoding DUF881 domain-containing protein, translated as MSPRHAEAGPVREADASMTLLTEVDRRPLDPGYQEAADRRAAGTAPRRTVLSAIALLVLAVALGMFATTSATALRRPAPAALEARALLEAEIRERTAQADELRLINADLSAQIAQLQGRAAATDDPELFAQLQHDAVPAGVVPVSGPGLRVVVTDGDEETVADDIGALVLDVDLQILVNGLWAAGAEAVALNGERVISTTAIRSAGDAVLIDSTPLSSPYTVEAIGDAATMQTRMARQYTGQHLASLAGYGIDVRVSAQRLLELPGRGQLTLRSARVLESGDPDAGGATSTASQGPGPTPSDVAGSGGPDGEEAP; from the coding sequence GTGAGCCCCCGGCACGCGGAGGCGGGGCCCGTGCGCGAGGCCGACGCGTCGATGACGCTGCTCACCGAGGTCGACCGACGACCGCTCGACCCGGGGTACCAGGAGGCCGCCGACCGCCGGGCGGCCGGCACGGCTCCGCGCCGGACCGTCCTGTCCGCGATCGCCCTGCTGGTCCTCGCCGTGGCGCTCGGCATGTTCGCCACGACGTCCGCGACGGCGCTGCGGCGGCCCGCGCCGGCGGCGCTCGAGGCGCGCGCGCTGCTCGAGGCGGAGATCCGCGAGCGCACCGCCCAGGCGGACGAGCTGCGGCTGATCAACGCCGACCTGTCGGCGCAGATCGCGCAGCTGCAGGGCCGGGCGGCGGCCACCGACGACCCCGAGCTGTTCGCGCAGCTGCAGCACGACGCGGTCCCGGCCGGGGTGGTGCCGGTGTCCGGGCCGGGTCTGCGCGTCGTCGTCACGGACGGCGACGAGGAGACCGTGGCGGACGACATCGGCGCCCTCGTGCTCGACGTCGACCTGCAGATCCTCGTCAACGGGCTGTGGGCGGCCGGGGCGGAGGCCGTCGCGCTCAACGGTGAGCGGGTGATCTCCACGACCGCGATCCGCAGCGCCGGGGACGCCGTGCTCATCGACAGCACGCCCCTGAGCAGCCCGTACACCGTCGAGGCGATCGGCGACGCCGCCACGATGCAGACACGCATGGCGCGGCAGTACACGGGGCAGCACCTGGCGTCCCTCGCCGGCTACGGCATCGACGTCCGGGTGTCCGCGCAGCGTCTCCTCGAGCTGCCCGGACGCGGTCAGCTGACGCTGCGCTCCGCGCGCGTCCTGGAGAGCGGCGACCCGGACGCCGGCGGCGCCACGTCGACGGCGTCGCAAGGCCCTGGGCCGACGCCTTCCGATGTGGCAGGGTCGGGGGGTCCCGACGGAGAGGAGGCGCCGTGA
- a CDS encoding CDP-alcohol phosphatidyltransferase family protein, whose product MISLVRLLLVPVFAWMVVEGHDAWALAVLLVSGASDWLDGVLARRMNQVTRLGQMLDPAADRLFILVTLLGLAWRDVIPVWLVVVLVARDVVLGVMLVVLARAGHPPLRVHLAGKAGTFAIMYAFPLLLLSEWPSPVGDVAGVLGWACALWGVALYWFAGALYLAQAGSVLHRDARDGRAARTT is encoded by the coding sequence ATGATCAGTCTCGTGCGGCTGCTCCTCGTGCCCGTCTTCGCGTGGATGGTCGTCGAGGGGCACGACGCCTGGGCGCTGGCCGTGCTGCTCGTCTCCGGTGCCAGCGACTGGCTCGACGGCGTGCTGGCGCGCCGCATGAACCAGGTCACGCGGCTGGGGCAGATGCTGGACCCGGCGGCTGACCGCCTGTTCATCCTCGTCACGCTGCTCGGTCTCGCGTGGCGCGACGTGATCCCGGTGTGGCTCGTCGTGGTGCTCGTGGCGCGTGACGTGGTGCTGGGCGTCATGCTGGTCGTGCTCGCCCGGGCGGGGCACCCGCCGCTGCGCGTCCACCTGGCCGGCAAGGCCGGGACCTTCGCCATCATGTACGCGTTCCCGCTGCTGCTGCTCTCGGAGTGGCCGTCCCCGGTCGGTGACGTCGCGGGCGTGCTGGGGTGGGCGTGCGCACTGTGGGGGGTCGCCCTCTACTGGTTCGCCGGCGCGCTGTACCTCGCGCAGGCGGGCTCCGTCCTGCACCGGGACGCGCGTGACGGGCGTGCCGCGAGGACCACGTGA
- a CDS encoding CoA-binding protein, translating to MDDARLIDDLLRTPATWAVVGLSTNRERAAYGVSAYLQRLGHTIVPVHPSAPTVHGAPGVRRLADLPEPPDVVDVFVNSSRAGAVVDEAVAVGARAVWLQLGVHADEAVARARAAGLVVVEDACPAIEGRARGLG from the coding sequence ATGGACGACGCCCGCCTGATCGACGACCTGCTGCGCACCCCCGCCACGTGGGCGGTGGTGGGCCTGTCGACCAACCGGGAGCGTGCCGCCTACGGCGTGTCCGCGTACCTGCAGCGCCTCGGCCACACGATCGTGCCCGTGCACCCCAGCGCCCCCACCGTCCACGGTGCGCCAGGGGTCCGACGGCTGGCCGACCTGCCGGAGCCGCCCGACGTCGTCGACGTCTTCGTCAACAGCTCACGCGCGGGGGCGGTGGTCGACGAGGCGGTCGCCGTCGGCGCACGCGCGGTGTGGCTGCAGCTCGGCGTCCACGCCGACGAGGCCGTCGCGCGCGCCCGCGCCGCGGGCCTGGTCGTCGTCGAGGACGCGTGCCCGGCGATCGAGGGCAGGGCCCGCGGCCTCGGCTGA
- a CDS encoding DEAD/DEAH box helicase yields the protein MSTPLPSAMPTTSEADTSTFAELGLAPQILSAVTRLGFTAPTPVQARTIPALLSGRDVVGVAQTGTGKTAAFGLPLLQAVDPELAAVQVVVLTPTRELAMQVADALTSFAADMPGLQVVPVYGGAPFVPQQRALARGAQVVVGTPGRVIDHIERRTLRLEDVRFLVLDEADEMLRMGFAEDVDKVLSGTPAGRQVALFSATMPTPIRRVADKHLKDPVSVSVTRQSSTVDAVKQSFAVVPYRHKAGALARVLAVSDADAAIVFVRTREAAEEMGNALLQRGIAAAHISGDVAQSDRERIVERLRSGALDVLVATDVAARGLDVERIGLVVNLDLPREAESYVHRIGRTGRAGRTGEALTFITPAERSRLRQIERTIRVTLTEIAIPTPAEVSAHRATAMLARTAERLAAGRLEVVRQAVVEHLAANPDLDPVDVLTAVTALAVGDTGPGAASEVEDLDDAMRRAREARTDEVRGGHGAGPRRRPGTTGPSGRPRYRVSIGERDGLQPGALVGALTGEGGLTGKDVGKIDIFGSFALVDIPDGLSADVVDRLGRTRVAGRPLRIRLDTGPQASRGPSRGERTHRTHA from the coding sequence ATGAGCACCCCCCTGCCCTCTGCCATGCCCACGACCTCCGAGGCCGACACGAGCACGTTCGCCGAGCTCGGCCTCGCCCCGCAGATCCTCAGCGCCGTGACCCGCCTCGGGTTCACCGCGCCGACCCCGGTGCAGGCCCGCACCATCCCCGCCCTGCTGTCCGGCCGCGACGTCGTGGGCGTGGCCCAGACCGGCACCGGCAAGACCGCCGCGTTCGGCCTGCCGCTCCTGCAGGCGGTCGACCCCGAGCTCGCCGCGGTGCAGGTGGTCGTGCTGACCCCCACCCGCGAGCTCGCCATGCAGGTCGCCGACGCGCTGACCTCGTTCGCCGCCGACATGCCGGGCCTGCAGGTCGTGCCCGTGTACGGCGGGGCACCGTTCGTCCCGCAGCAGCGGGCCCTTGCCCGCGGTGCCCAGGTCGTCGTCGGCACCCCGGGTCGCGTCATCGACCACATCGAGCGCCGGACCCTTCGCCTCGAGGACGTGCGCTTCCTCGTGCTCGACGAGGCCGACGAGATGCTCCGCATGGGCTTCGCGGAGGACGTCGACAAGGTCCTGTCCGGCACGCCGGCCGGACGGCAGGTCGCCCTGTTCTCGGCGACGATGCCGACGCCGATCCGCCGGGTCGCGGACAAGCACCTCAAGGACCCCGTCTCGGTGTCCGTGACGCGGCAGTCGTCCACGGTCGACGCGGTGAAGCAGTCCTTCGCGGTCGTGCCCTACCGTCACAAGGCCGGTGCGCTGGCCCGCGTGCTCGCGGTCAGCGACGCCGACGCCGCCATCGTCTTCGTGCGCACCCGCGAGGCCGCCGAGGAGATGGGCAACGCGCTCCTGCAGCGCGGGATCGCCGCCGCGCACATCTCCGGGGACGTCGCCCAGTCGGACCGTGAGCGGATCGTCGAGCGTCTGCGCTCCGGCGCGCTCGACGTCCTCGTGGCCACCGACGTCGCCGCCCGCGGGCTCGACGTGGAGCGCATCGGTCTGGTCGTGAACCTCGACCTGCCCCGCGAGGCGGAGTCCTACGTGCACCGCATCGGCCGCACCGGCCGCGCCGGCCGCACCGGTGAGGCGCTGACGTTCATCACCCCTGCCGAGCGGTCCCGCCTGCGGCAGATCGAGCGGACCATCCGCGTCACCCTCACCGAGATCGCCATCCCGACGCCGGCGGAGGTCAGCGCGCACCGTGCGACCGCGATGCTGGCTCGGACCGCCGAGCGCCTCGCCGCCGGTCGCCTGGAGGTCGTGCGCCAGGCCGTCGTGGAGCACCTCGCCGCGAACCCCGACCTCGACCCGGTCGACGTGCTGACCGCGGTCACCGCGCTGGCCGTCGGCGACACCGGGCCCGGTGCTGCGTCCGAGGTCGAGGACCTCGACGACGCGATGCGCCGCGCCCGCGAGGCCCGCACCGACGAGGTGCGTGGCGGGCACGGGGCCGGCCCGCGTCGGCGTCCCGGGACCACCGGGCCCAGCGGGCGCCCCCGCTACCGCGTCTCGATCGGCGAGCGCGACGGCCTGCAGCCGGGCGCCCTGGTCGGCGCGCTGACCGGCGAGGGTGGCCTCACCGGCAAGGACGTCGGCAAGATCGACATCTTCGGCAGCTTCGCGCTCGTCGACATCCCGGACGGGCTGAGCGCCGACGTCGTCGACCGCCTCGGCCGCACGCGGGTCGCCGGACGCCCGCTGCGGATCCGCCTCGACACCGGGCCGCAGGCGTCGCGCGGCCCGTCGCGCGGCGAGCGGACGCACCGCACGCACGCCTGA